TGGGGCGGCGCGGGCCTCGACTCGGTCACGTACGCCCTGTGTCTCGAGGAGATCGCCGCCGCCGACGCCAGCGTCGCCGTGATCGTCAGCGTGCAGAACGGCCTGCCCGAACAGATGATCCTGCGCTACGGCACCGACACGCAGAAAGAGACCTACCTGCGTCCCCTCGCCACCGGCGAACACATCGGCGCGTTCTGCCTGACCGAGGCGCACGCCGGCAGCGACGCCGCCAGCCTCTCCCTGAAAGCCACCCGCGACGGCGACCACTGGATCCTGAACGGCACCAAGGCCTGGATCACCAGCGGCGGACAGGCCGACACGTACCTCGTCATGGCCCGCACCGGGGCAGGCGGCGCGCGCGGCGTCAGCTGCTTCATCGTGCCCGCCAGCACGCCGGGCCTGAGCTGCGGCCGCCCCGAGGAGAAACTCGGCCTGCACGCCAGCCACACCACCACCGTCACCCTCGAGGACGCCCGCATTCCTCACGCCAACATGGTGGGCGAGGAAGGCCAGGGCCTGATCATCGCGCTGGCCAGCCTGGACGCCGGACGCATCGGGATCGCCATGCAGGCCCTCGGGATCGCCCGCGCCGCCATGGAACACGCCGCCCGCTACGCCAGCGAACGCGAGCAGTTCGGAAAGAAACTCCGCGAATTCGAGGGCGTGTCCTTCAAGATCGCCCGCATGGCCGCCCGCACCGAGAGCGCCCGACTCGTCGCCCTGAAAGCCGCGTGGCTCAAGGACCAGGGCCAGCCGTACGGCAAGGAAGCCAGCATCGCCAAACTCCTGGCCAGCGAGGCCGCCGTGGACGTCACCCGCGACGCCATCCAGATCTTCGGCGGCAACGGC
The DNA window shown above is from Deinococcus sp. LM3 and carries:
- a CDS encoding acyl-CoA dehydrogenase; the protein is MTTTAAADTGMSFGLTDEQRMIVQHVREYARAEIAPHAAAFDRSGEYPRAQLRGLAELGLMGATVPEQWGGAGLDSVTYALCLEEIAAADASVAVIVSVQNGLPEQMILRYGTDTQKETYLRPLATGEHIGAFCLTEAHAGSDAASLSLKATRDGDHWILNGTKAWITSGGQADTYLVMARTGAGGARGVSCFIVPASTPGLSCGRPEEKLGLHASHTTTVTLEDARIPHANMVGEEGQGLIIALASLDAGRIGIAMQALGIARAAMEHAARYASEREQFGKKLREFEGVSFKIARMAARTESARLVALKAAWLKDQGQPYGKEASIAKLLASEAAVDVTRDAIQIFGGNGYSREYPVERLYRDAKVTEIYEGTSEIQQLVISRAVFNELT